In one window of Gymnogyps californianus isolate 813 chromosome 9, ASM1813914v2, whole genome shotgun sequence DNA:
- the LOC127019663 gene encoding LOW QUALITY PROTEIN: glycine receptor subunit alpha-4-like (The sequence of the model RefSeq protein was modified relative to this genomic sequence to represent the inferred CDS: inserted 1 base in 1 codon), which produces MGALRAGALAFLLLLLGCLLPRRGPLRLVSGREEIKAASRSSPQPMSPSDFLDKLMGRTSGYDARIRPNFKGPPVNVTCNIFINSFGSVTETTMDYRVNVFLRQQWNDPRLAYGEYPDDSLDLDPSMLDSIWKPDLFFANEKGANFHEVTTDNKLLRIFKNGNVLYSIRLTLILSCPMDLKNFPMDIQTCTMQLESFGYTMNDLIFEWLEEQEAVQVAEGLTLPQFILRDEKDLGYCTKYYNTGKFTCIEVKFHLERQMGYYLIQMYIPSLLIVILSWVSFWINMDAAPARVGLGITTVLTMTTQSAGSRASLPKVSYVKAIDIWMAVCLLFVFAALLEYAAVNFVSRQHKEFMRLRRRQRRQRMGLSSGTASLESLQQLSSRHSGEHTYATLSQLSSSREEELVRESRFYLRGYGLGRCLQPKDGAGEGPGIYXPPPASMLLQEGESLRRRYIDRAKRIDTISRAVFPFTFLVFNIFYWVIYKVLRSEDIHSVP; this is translated from the exons GCTGGTCTCAGGGCGGGAGGAGATTAAAGCTGCTTCCCGAAGCTCACCCCAGCCTATGTCACCCTCCGATTTCCTGGACAAACTTATGGGACGAACGTCAGGGTATGATGCCCGGATTCGACCCAACTTCAAAG GTCCTCCCGTCAACGTGACGTGCAACATCTTCATCAACAGCTTTGGCTCTGTCACCGAGACCACCATG GACTACCGGGTGAACGTCTTCCTGCGGCAGCAGTGGAACGACCCCCGCCTGGCTTACGGCGAGTACCCCGACGACTCCCTCGACCTTGACCCCTCCATGCTCGACTCCATCTGGAAGCCAGACTTGTTCTTTGCCAATGAGAAAGGGGCCAATTTCCACGAGGTCACCACCGACAACAAGCTACTGCGCATCTTCAAGAACGGCAACGTGCTCTACAGCATTAG gcTGACGCTGATCCTGTCCTGCCCCATGGACCTCAAAAACTTCCCTATGGACATCCAGACATGCACCATGCAGCTGGAGAGCT TTGGCTACACCATGAACGACCTCATCTTCGAgtggctggaggagcaggaggctgtgCAGGTGGCAGAGGGCTTGACGCTTCCGCAGTTCATCCTCAGGGATGAGAAGGACCTCGGCTACTGCACCAAGTACTACAACACAG GCAAGTTCACCTGCATCGAGGTGAAGTTCCACCTGGAGAGGCAGATGGGTTACTACCTGATCCAGATGTACATCCCCAGCCTGCTCATCGTCATCCTCTCCTGGGTCTCATTCTGGATCAACATGGACGCGGCGCCAGCCCGGGTGGGCTTGGGCATCACCACTGTGCTCACCATGACCACGCAAAGCGCCGGCTCCCGTGCCTCCCTGCCCAAG GTCTCCTATGTGAAGGCCATCGACATCTGGATGGCTGTGTGCCTGCTTTTCGTCTTTGCCGCCTTGTTGGAGTACGCAGCCGTCAACTTTGTCTCCCGCCAGCACAAGGAGTTCATGCGCCTGCGCCGGCGCCAGCGGCGGCAGAGGATG GGCCTGAGCAGCGGGACGGCCAGCCTGGagtccctgcagcagctgagcagccgGCACAGCGGCGAGCACACCTACGCGACGCTCTCGCAGCTCTCCAGCTCCCGG GAGGAAGAGCTTGTCCGCGAGAGCCGCTTCTACTTGCGAGGCTATGGGCTGGGCCGCTGCCTGCAGCCAAAggacggggctggggagggcccCGGCATCT agccccccccagccagcatgctgctgcaggaaggGGAGAGCCTCCGCAGGCGCTACATTGACCGGGCCAAGCGCATCGACACCATCTCCCGAGCCGTCTTCCCCTTCACCTTCCTGGTCTTCAATATCTTCTACTGGGTCATCTACAAAGTGCTGCGCTCAGAGGACATCCACTCAGTGCCCTGA